One stretch of Enterobacter sp. RHBSTW-00994 DNA includes these proteins:
- a CDS encoding chloride channel protein, whose translation MMTSLTRTNWLRRWTALLLTGVLAGLGGMLLALLLHEIQHLVYGYSQSTVLSPQTFLEGVTDASAQRRFLAIVAAGIVAGCGWWLLGRYGKKRVSISAAVKNPDTPMPGITTMIHALLQIITVAMGSPLGREVAPREVGALFAGGVARQLHLTTTDLRLMIACGAGAGLAAVYNVPLAGAVFTLEVLLVSFSWETAIAALVTSALAAWVATLGLGNEHQYRFTSEIAATSLVFWGALSGPLFGTAAFLFRRLTQRARSKVRNNWQMPVFSLIAFVVLGALSIWFPQLPGNGKGPTQLTLDGDVTLQLALAILCIKVFVIWAVLRGGAEGGLLTPGLTLGALLGSLLFILIGRFFPGSDMAGFALTGAAGFLSASMQMPVTAITLMMEFTRMDHSFLVPVTLCVTGAYMTCRQLEYTKKD comes from the coding sequence ATGATGACCTCTTTAACCCGCACTAACTGGCTCCGGCGCTGGACGGCCCTTCTTCTCACCGGTGTATTAGCCGGTCTTGGCGGCATGCTTCTTGCTCTCCTGCTTCATGAAATTCAGCATCTTGTTTATGGCTACAGCCAGAGCACAGTGCTTAGTCCTCAAACCTTTCTGGAGGGCGTGACTGATGCCAGCGCACAACGACGCTTTCTTGCTATCGTAGCCGCCGGTATTGTTGCCGGTTGTGGGTGGTGGCTACTTGGCCGATATGGCAAAAAACGTGTCAGCATTAGCGCTGCCGTTAAAAACCCGGATACCCCAATGCCAGGCATCACCACAATGATTCATGCGCTACTGCAAATCATCACCGTGGCGATGGGCTCCCCACTTGGCCGGGAAGTTGCCCCGCGTGAAGTCGGTGCGTTGTTTGCAGGCGGTGTCGCCCGTCAGTTGCATCTTACGACAACCGACCTCCGGTTGATGATCGCCTGTGGGGCAGGTGCAGGTCTTGCTGCGGTGTACAATGTGCCGCTGGCAGGCGCGGTCTTTACCCTCGAGGTATTGCTGGTGAGCTTCAGTTGGGAAACCGCTATTGCGGCACTGGTCACCTCTGCACTGGCCGCCTGGGTTGCGACGCTGGGACTGGGCAACGAGCACCAGTATCGCTTCACCAGTGAAATCGCGGCCACTTCACTGGTTTTCTGGGGCGCGCTGTCTGGCCCTCTGTTTGGTACGGCAGCATTTCTTTTCCGTCGCCTCACGCAGCGTGCGCGCAGTAAAGTGCGTAACAACTGGCAAATGCCAGTTTTCAGTCTGATAGCCTTCGTGGTTCTCGGTGCACTCTCAATATGGTTTCCGCAGTTACCCGGAAATGGTAAAGGTCCAACGCAATTGACACTCGACGGAGATGTCACCTTGCAGCTCGCACTGGCAATCTTATGTATCAAGGTCTTTGTCATTTGGGCGGTACTCCGCGGGGGGGCCGAAGGGGGGTTGTTGACACCAGGACTGACGCTTGGCGCTCTGTTGGGATCTCTGCTGTTTATCCTTATTGGTCGATTCTTCCCCGGCAGCGACATGGCCGGCTTTGCCCTGACTGGCGCGGCTGGCTTTTTGTCAGCATCCATGCAAATGCCGGTGACGGCGATTACGCTGATGATGGAGTTTACCCGGATGGACCACAGTTTTCTGGTCCCGGTGACGCTGTGTGTAACAGGGGCTTATATGACCTGCAGACAGCTGGAATACACGAAGAAAGATTAA